One genomic region from Deltaproteobacteria bacterium HGW-Deltaproteobacteria-18 encodes:
- the dksA gene encoding RNA polymerase-binding protein DksA, protein MEAKDLEFFKEYLTQMIDDIQRQGEATIEEMSDNVEYYSDPADRASAESDRTFTLRLRDRDRKLIKKINEALDRIEDGTFGVCEDCDEEIGIPRLKARPMTTLCIECKSRREEEERLRGD, encoded by the coding sequence ATGGAAGCCAAAGACCTTGAGTTCTTCAAAGAATATTTGACTCAGATGATTGACGATATCCAGCGGCAGGGTGAGGCGACCATCGAAGAAATGTCGGACAACGTGGAATATTATTCCGATCCTGCCGACAGAGCTTCAGCTGAGTCCGACAGGACTTTCACTCTGCGCTTGCGTGACCGGGACCGCAAGCTGATCAAGAAAATCAACGAGGCCCTGGACCGCATCGAAGACGGCACTTTCGGAGTCTGCGAAGACTGCGACGAGGAAATCGGGATTCCGCGTTTAAAGGCCCGTCCGATGACCACCCTGTGCATTGAGTGCAAGAGCCGCAGGGAAGAGGAAGAGCGTTTGCGTGGAGACTAG